Proteins co-encoded in one Waddlia chondrophila WSU 86-1044 genomic window:
- a CDS encoding phosphomevalonate kinase yields MRITVPGNMLLFGEYAITYPDGLGIAAATKEKLIIDILPASQLTISGEYGNETYRWTKGDPFPSRLIEHIVSTLNLSPSLHIHLDARQFYYPDGTKKGYGSSAAVTIGLLSALLEGQIGSIDQLAWHALQLHRSFQGGRGSGYDIYASCLGGVGLFKNSNPPEWQPLNPDLYREIYLLRGAYSCDTRSVLKELKHFETAHPLQIKKYIKTSNALIQQLSLSLRLFHRASLLNRWINRHLAQKIQWEEISVKPLGAGGEIGAALTPMEHSKPLHISLEGVQCLQ; encoded by the coding sequence ATGAGAATTACCGTTCCGGGCAATATGCTTCTTTTCGGAGAATATGCCATTACCTACCCCGACGGATTAGGGATCGCCGCTGCAACAAAAGAAAAGTTGATCATCGACATCCTTCCCGCATCTCAATTGACAATCTCCGGAGAATACGGCAACGAAACTTACCGCTGGACAAAGGGGGATCCATTTCCCAGCCGCCTTATTGAGCACATCGTTTCTACATTAAATCTTTCCCCCTCTCTGCATATTCATCTTGATGCTCGGCAATTCTATTATCCAGACGGCACTAAAAAAGGATACGGATCCAGCGCCGCAGTCACCATTGGCCTCCTCTCCGCACTTTTAGAAGGGCAGATCGGATCCATTGATCAATTAGCATGGCACGCTTTGCAGCTGCACCGCTCATTTCAGGGAGGCAGAGGAAGCGGATATGACATCTATGCTTCCTGTTTAGGAGGAGTTGGACTGTTCAAAAACAGCAATCCGCCAGAGTGGCAGCCGCTTAATCCCGATTTATACAGGGAAATCTATCTCTTAAGAGGAGCGTACTCTTGCGACACCCGCTCCGTGCTTAAAGAGTTAAAGCATTTTGAAACCGCCCATCCTTTACAAATAAAAAAATACATCAAAACATCGAACGCACTCATTCAGCAACTTTCTCTTTCCCTGCGCCTTTTTCATCGGGCATCTCTTCTAAATCGATGGATCAACCGGCATCTTGCTCAAAAAATTCAATGGGAAGAGATCTCAGTTAAACCATTAGGTGCAGGAGGAGAAATCGGAGCGGCGTTAACACCTATGGAACATAGCAAGCCGCTGCATATCAGTCTCGAAGGAGTCCAATGTCTGCAGTAG
- the mvk gene encoding mevalonate kinase, with translation MSAVGSASAKLLLFGEHSAVYGFPALGIPLPWKTTVKLVRAENMQWKVAPRYLPRLNPLLSKLPEIFPELHSLSPLEIIVHSETPIGVGFGSSGALCVALTRAVFSQIGQHAQAKEIWSRAHALEAYFHTNPSGIDTGISTMEQGGYLQKKSSILPSFQPFKKKLPCLIVGAFPRSMNTSDLVSGLRQKMETASEPMEHIEHLGEIAKLSLDQLDCPATFGELATLAHVHLKALGISIPELDSLLEKALTLGACGGKLSGSGGGGAFYIVCENRNSAEKIIRQLEFPNLYLLLDSSFEKIRQ, from the coding sequence ATGTCTGCAGTAGGATCAGCTTCTGCAAAACTGCTGTTATTTGGAGAGCACTCTGCTGTTTACGGCTTTCCAGCTCTCGGCATTCCCCTTCCTTGGAAAACCACAGTGAAACTTGTGCGTGCGGAAAATATGCAATGGAAAGTTGCTCCTCGCTATTTGCCCCGTTTAAATCCACTTCTCTCTAAGCTTCCCGAGATATTTCCGGAACTACACTCCCTCTCCCCATTAGAAATCATCGTGCATTCTGAAACTCCGATCGGAGTTGGATTCGGCTCTTCCGGCGCACTATGTGTCGCATTGACACGAGCAGTTTTTTCCCAAATTGGTCAGCACGCCCAAGCAAAAGAAATTTGGTCCCGCGCTCATGCATTAGAAGCTTATTTCCATACAAATCCTTCAGGAATAGATACTGGCATCTCCACGATGGAGCAAGGAGGATATTTGCAAAAAAAAAGCAGTATACTCCCCTCCTTCCAACCTTTTAAAAAAAAGCTGCCGTGCCTGATTGTCGGCGCATTCCCACGTTCCATGAATACCTCAGATTTAGTGTCCGGGCTACGTCAAAAAATGGAAACAGCTTCCGAGCCTATGGAACATATTGAACATCTGGGAGAAATTGCAAAACTTTCCTTAGATCAGTTAGATTGTCCCGCAACTTTTGGAGAGTTGGCGACTCTTGCCCATGTTCATTTAAAGGCGTTGGGAATATCCATACCGGAACTTGACTCCTTGTTGGAGAAAGCGCTCACTTTAGGCGCCTGCGGAGGTAAACTCAGCGGCTCCGGAGGAGGAGGCGCTTTTTATATCGTTTGCGAAAATAGAAACTCCGCAGAAAAAATCATTCGTCAATTAGAATTCCCTAACCTGTATCTTCTTCTAGATTCATCCTTTGAAAAAATTAGACAGTAA
- a CDS encoding AtpZ/AtpI family protein: protein MKDDEWKRRRQVGALVTLPFVMIIPMIIGMIIGKAIDHFFDTSPYIMYALLALGFASGMRECYRIIKQFGGL, encoded by the coding sequence ATGAAGGACGATGAGTGGAAGAGACGACGCCAGGTAGGAGCATTAGTTACTCTTCCGTTTGTGATGATCATTCCTATGATCATAGGAATGATTATCGGCAAAGCTATCGATCACTTCTTTGATACATCTCCTTATATCATGTATGCCCTGCTTGCTTTAGGTTTTGCCAGTGGTATGAGGGAATGCTATAGGATCATTAAACAATTTGGCGGTCTATGA
- the atpB gene encoding F0F1 ATP synthase subunit A, which translates to MNLSVYSNIHYLLVSPILQHPPNIISLLYKIFPNKLTQMLHQWEDLAFSIIIATFVIILFRIGIRKREMIPKGLQNGLEMITELLMKVIYGILGSEEKKYIPFLGTLFVYILALNLFGLIPLMKPPSANLNTAIALALCVFTLVQYLNIKHMGIFGFLYHMAGSPKTVLEWIIVPLIFPLELLTQISRPVTLALRLFGNIMGEEALIGYFTLAGVAAFSLLDLPMQGGLPLQIPFMFLGILTSFMQALVFTLLSAVYILLSIPHKEKHQPKI; encoded by the coding sequence ATGAACCTATCCGTCTATTCAAATATCCATTATCTTCTTGTCTCCCCCATTCTACAACATCCACCTAACATCATTTCATTATTATATAAAATTTTTCCCAATAAATTAACACAGATGCTGCACCAATGGGAAGATCTCGCCTTTTCCATCATCATTGCTACTTTCGTCATCATCTTATTCCGCATTGGCATCAGAAAAAGAGAAATGATCCCAAAAGGTCTTCAAAATGGATTGGAAATGATCACAGAACTCCTAATGAAAGTGATCTATGGAATACTAGGGTCTGAAGAGAAAAAATATATTCCTTTTCTTGGAACGCTTTTTGTGTACATTTTAGCCTTAAATCTCTTTGGCTTAATTCCTTTGATGAAGCCTCCTTCGGCCAATTTAAATACCGCAATTGCCTTGGCGCTATGCGTTTTTACCTTGGTTCAATATTTAAACATCAAACACATGGGCATTTTTGGATTTTTATACCATATGGCAGGCTCTCCAAAAACAGTACTGGAATGGATCATTGTCCCTCTAATCTTTCCTTTGGAGCTTTTAACGCAAATCTCACGTCCTGTGACACTTGCTCTTCGCCTTTTTGGAAATATCATGGGAGAGGAAGCATTAATCGGATACTTTACCTTGGCAGGCGTTGCAGCATTTTCCCTACTGGATCTTCCAATGCAAGGAGGACTCCCATTACAAATCCCTTTTATGTTTCTGGGAATACTGACAAGCTTTATGCAGGCTTTAGTCTTTACTTTATTGTCTGCTGTATACATTTTGTTGTCGATCCCGCATAAAGAAAAACACCAACCTAAAATTTAA
- a CDS encoding ATP synthase F0 subunit C: MDVNTAFALATPLAVGIAAFGSGIGLGLAVKGAMEAIGRQPEASGKVLTTLIIGAALIEALTIYALIVFFVIIGRSG, from the coding sequence ATGGACGTAAATACCGCATTCGCCCTTGCCACTCCACTTGCCGTCGGCATTGCTGCTTTCGGCTCGGGCATCGGCTTAGGACTTGCCGTCAAAGGAGCGATGGAGGCAATCGGACGGCAGCCGGAAGCTTCCGGTAAAGTTTTAACTACATTAATTATCGGCGCAGCCTTGATCGAAGCCTTGACAATTTATGCATTAATCGTCTTCTTTGTGATCATCGGGAGATCAGGGTGA
- the atpF gene encoding F0F1 ATP synthase subunit B: protein MNVEVGQIVAQVIAFLIILWVLQRYAWGPLLTILEERQERIRSELSAIDAEKLQVQQLRFSYEDKLKNIDHLAQTRMQEEMEKARQITREIEKEAHQRAQEIINKAHIAAEYETNKVRSELKNDLIDLTIAATESVLKKELDEKHRKELIVKSIEELKL from the coding sequence GTGAATGTCGAGGTCGGGCAGATAGTCGCCCAAGTCATCGCCTTCCTCATCATCTTATGGGTGCTGCAACGGTATGCTTGGGGACCTCTTTTAACAATTCTAGAAGAGCGGCAAGAAAGAATCCGTTCCGAATTGTCGGCAATTGATGCAGAAAAACTGCAAGTTCAACAACTCCGCTTTTCGTATGAAGATAAACTTAAGAATATCGATCATCTTGCCCAAACGCGCATGCAAGAAGAAATGGAAAAAGCGCGCCAAATCACTCGAGAAATCGAAAAAGAAGCGCATCAACGGGCGCAAGAAATCATCAACAAAGCCCATATTGCAGCAGAGTATGAGACAAATAAAGTCAGAAGCGAGTTAAAAAACGACCTGATTGATTTAACGATCGCTGCTACAGAATCGGTATTGAAAAAAGAGCTGGACGAAAAGCACCGAAAAGAACTCATTGTAAAAAGCATCGAGGAATTGAAGTTGTGA
- the atpH gene encoding ATP synthase F1 subunit delta — MTKASTKYAGILFFLALKKQELETYLFQLQEIKKITSNTHLQEAFASPLVPLQAKKNVLELLFKDKVKEEILLFLKILTEQKKISLITEVIEEFSIKMKKQMGILSIKLISAEKIDEENKLLLQNKLEAKYNKKIEFYEEQSSKIIGGMILLFPNGKILDKSLKTCLEHLRKHLKKGKRHAA, encoded by the coding sequence GTGACAAAAGCATCGACAAAATATGCAGGCATCCTTTTCTTTTTAGCATTAAAAAAGCAAGAGCTTGAAACCTATCTTTTTCAACTGCAAGAAATCAAAAAAATCACAAGCAACACTCATCTTCAAGAGGCTTTTGCCTCTCCTTTAGTGCCTCTCCAAGCGAAAAAAAACGTTTTAGAGCTCCTGTTCAAAGATAAAGTTAAAGAAGAAATTCTTCTTTTCTTAAAAATCTTGACGGAACAAAAAAAAATTTCTCTTATAACTGAAGTGATTGAAGAATTTTCTATAAAAATGAAAAAGCAAATGGGAATTCTATCCATAAAATTAATCTCTGCAGAAAAAATCGATGAAGAGAATAAGCTTCTTCTACAAAACAAACTGGAAGCAAAATATAACAAAAAAATAGAGTTTTATGAGGAACAAAGCAGTAAAATCATCGGAGGAATGATTCTTTTATTCCCAAATGGCAAGATCTTGGACAAAAGTCTGAAAACTTGTTTAGAACATCTCAGAAAGCATCTTAAAAAAGGAAAAAGACATGCAGCTTAA
- the atpA gene encoding F0F1 ATP synthase subunit alpha — MQLNPKEISWVLTQEIESFEDHVKLESVGRVIQVGDGIAQIWGLNDVMVSELVEFPDGTQGIALNLETDTVGVIILGSGQEIKEHDIVKRKHAVVSVPVGDELLGRVITPLGQPLDGKGPINASQMRPVECTAPGVTQRMPVCEPLQTGIKAIDAMIPIGKGQRELIIGDRQTGKTTLILDTILNQKNQGVHCIYVAIGQKLSTIANFVSILEHHGAMEYTTIVATSAADSASLQYLAPYAATAMGEHDMYQGKHAICFYDDLSKHAQAYRQLALLLRRPPGREAYPGDIFYLHSRLLERAAKLNKELGGGSLTSIPVIETQASDVATYIPTNVISITDGQIFLESDLFFAGVRPAINVSLSASRVGGKAQTKAMKKVAQSLRLDLALYRELAAFVQLGADLDETTKAQLIRGERMVEILKQNKLKPLPLQNQVIEIFIGTKGFLDDIELHLVDTFIKELMSEIEKEHPALLQSIAESQDLEPKVAETIEHTAKAFKEQFIARQRKG, encoded by the coding sequence ATGCAGCTTAATCCAAAAGAGATCTCCTGGGTTCTTACACAAGAAATTGAAAGTTTCGAAGATCATGTCAAGTTGGAGTCCGTTGGACGCGTCATTCAAGTGGGAGATGGAATTGCTCAAATATGGGGGCTTAATGACGTGATGGTATCAGAACTTGTCGAATTCCCAGACGGAACGCAAGGAATCGCCTTAAACCTTGAAACAGACACTGTTGGCGTCATTATCCTCGGTAGCGGGCAAGAGATTAAAGAACACGATATTGTTAAGCGGAAACATGCCGTTGTCTCTGTTCCTGTAGGAGATGAGCTTCTCGGCCGCGTCATTACCCCTTTAGGCCAGCCCCTTGACGGAAAAGGCCCCATCAATGCTTCCCAAATGCGCCCTGTTGAATGCACAGCACCTGGGGTCACTCAACGCATGCCTGTCTGCGAACCTTTGCAAACAGGGATCAAAGCCATTGATGCCATGATCCCCATTGGCAAAGGACAGCGCGAACTCATCATTGGAGACAGGCAAACCGGCAAGACAACCCTGATTTTAGATACGATCCTCAATCAAAAAAATCAAGGCGTTCACTGCATCTATGTGGCGATTGGACAAAAGCTTTCAACCATTGCCAATTTCGTTTCCATTTTAGAACATCATGGAGCGATGGAATACACAACCATTGTCGCCACCTCTGCTGCAGACTCAGCCTCCTTGCAATACTTAGCCCCCTATGCAGCAACAGCAATGGGAGAGCATGATATGTACCAAGGGAAACATGCAATCTGTTTTTACGATGACCTTTCCAAACACGCCCAAGCCTATCGGCAGCTAGCGTTGCTGCTTCGGCGCCCTCCCGGGCGAGAAGCCTATCCAGGAGATATTTTTTATCTTCACTCACGTCTTTTAGAAAGAGCCGCAAAATTGAATAAAGAGCTCGGAGGAGGATCCCTCACCTCCATTCCTGTCATCGAGACGCAAGCAAGCGATGTTGCCACCTACATTCCAACAAATGTCATCTCCATTACAGACGGACAGATTTTCTTAGAATCGGATCTTTTCTTTGCAGGGGTTCGTCCGGCCATCAACGTCAGCCTTTCCGCTTCGCGAGTTGGAGGAAAAGCACAGACAAAGGCCATGAAAAAAGTCGCGCAAAGCCTGCGCTTAGATCTTGCGTTATACCGAGAATTGGCAGCTTTCGTGCAACTAGGTGCAGATCTTGATGAAACCACAAAAGCGCAGTTAATACGCGGCGAACGCATGGTTGAAATCTTGAAGCAAAACAAACTAAAACCTTTGCCTCTTCAAAATCAAGTCATTGAAATTTTTATTGGAACAAAAGGATTTCTAGATGATATCGAACTTCATCTTGTTGATACATTTATTAAAGAACTGATGAGTGAAATTGAAAAAGAGCATCCGGCTCTTCTTCAATCGATTGCTGAGTCTCAGGACCTGGAACCTAAAGTTGCTGAAACCATTGAACACACGGCCAAAGCTTTTAAAGAGCAATTCATTGCTCGGCAACGCAAAGGTTGA